The window GAGATGGGGATCCAATGCATGGTGCAGTGCATTCTCCTAGGGCCTCTGGTACGCAGAACGTTGAGCTCATAAGATATGGTGGCCACATTATAGTTACCACTGGGTGACCTGGTAGACCCCTGCTTTGAATGTAATCTTCCGTTTGACTGACAATTCGACTGGACTGCAGGGTCATGTGGCGGCTGACTGTCGTAGATGGTGAATTTAGTACCCAGAAAATTAGACCTGTTCAAGATTTACCCATAAATTGCATGAGAAGAAGAATGCAGCAATAAAAAGATAGGGAACTCAAGTTAGCTAAAACCTTACTTTAATTTTCCAACATATGCATTGGTTGCTCGAGAGAAATCGTCCCCAAGCAAGGATATCACAAACTCCGTGCTTGTCGCCCTTCTGATCTTTCTGGCAGCCAATAATAATTTACTGGCATCCCCCGATAGGGCTGCAATTTAGTAAACATCAGTTAAATATGCTTTAGTAGCTGAAAGCAGAAATATCTAATCctttttaaaaccaaatctGTAAGAGGCCGGTTTTGAAAAAGCACAACAAATTTCGTGGCCCTCTGTTTCAATATATCTATGATCAGGAGTGTTACATCTAAAGAAATTCTATGTTAAGCAATAAAGCTCCTCTGGTTATCAACTCCAAACCAGATAGTAGCTTGTTCAGGTAGAGACTCCGGTGAGACTCGAAATTTAACGAATTCCATGCAGCAGAGTACCGTTCCCAAAAACAACTAAAGAACAATTTATATAATCCACAGTCAATACAGACAAAAAGCACAATTTACCAGGGCTCAGACCAAGATACAATCGGAAAGTTGAAGTCGCCCTTTCTCTCTTGATAAAGCATTGAATTTGGGATTCCCTTGGCCCAGGctaatagaaattgaaaataaggagttagaaaaaagaataaacccTATACCCAAGGAGTTATAACTCCaacagaaaagagaaaaagaactaCCTGCTTCAATGAAATAGGGAACGTGAGGCAACCACATTGCTCGGGAGTCTTGACTATTTCTTTGGTGATATCCCGCCATGACCTACAAACTGATGCACAAGAAACAACATCCCGACGGGCAGGCCATGAAGCCTCGGCGGCTTCCACCCTCTGGATTATATCAAGAAGCAATTCGGGAGGCATGTTAGCCCACTGACTTTGTTGTTGAAAGAGTGCAGATGAAGATGGAGACCCTTCAGGGGCTATATGCGATCTTCCACGACGGTTCGTGTGCTTCCCCTCTGCTCTCCTTCTCGACGAGTTTCCTATACTATCTCTCATGTCCCTAAGCTCGCGAACAATGCTTTTAAAATGCATTGTTACAGAACTTGTCGTTTCTCTACCTCAAAACTTTACAGctgaaattaaaaatacaaaatgaagAAATGTGAATGTGATGACAAATTGATTTAGAAATCATCGATGCGCTTGCCAAAATTGTACATTGTTTTAGCAGATCTGCCTATCGAAACTgacaaattcaaaatataaagatTCGGCCTTCTTTTTCTTAGCATTACCTGAAGACGAGAACTTATCGtttcaaattcaatcaaaacccCAAAATTGACCGCAAGTTGAGACGCTCGATCAAGTTTTTTCCTCAACTCTCACCAAAAATGCTATGTGACTCTGCAAACATTCAGAAggattcaaatttaaaaatctacaggtattattcataaaataaaaaagaagaaaaataaaactcacGCATTGCCCTCATGAAAAGATTTGAAAACGATGTCTTGAGGAATCTAAAACAATCAAATTACAGCCAGGAAGGCTAAAAGATCAGCCCAAAGCTGCGTTTATCTCAAACgataattttcaaacatgagTCCAGAGAAATTGAAAAAGGTAGAGGAACTTACGGATTCAAAAACCTCACCAAATCGGCAGGAGGAAATCAAAATTCCAGATCCGACGGACAAGTACGTGAATGAAGAACAAGAATGGAAATTGCCCCGGACGCTTCAGATCGGAATGGGAAAAGCACAGAACTATTAGAGGATGAGGGGTGCAATGTGCCAATGTCTCGGAAAAAACAAAAGGCTGAGATGTGGAAGAAGCACGGCCAAACTACAAAATGCCGACCACCTCCTCAGTCTTTGTTATTCCGAAACACTAGGTCTACTTTTGCATCCCTCTCTACGAGGaccaccgccaccaccaccacctcctcttAACCTTCACcctcaccaccaccaccaccaccacaagAAGAGCACAAGCCTCTCTCGGATGCCAATTTCTCATCTTAAACTTATTTAAcctcctttttatttttgtccgTTAAAATAATAGCTGGGTGCCCTTGTGTATGCGGTCTCACACCATTAACCTGCTTGCCACGTGGGTTGTTCTGTTGAGCACCCCTTCCATGTCCTCACTCCCAAGTCTCATCCAATCCCcacttttcctttcttatttccTATTTCAATTCTACCATACCTTTCTCTTGCAtcttgccatgtcagcttcctATTCATTCCACCCCGGATGGGCGGCTACCCACTTCTTGCTAAATATCAGctttaattaatcattttccaCTCCTATCATCGATTTTTCTCTCATCTCATTTGGAACCCAAATATATTActtacctctttttttttttcttttggttttcaaTGTATAAAACTCCTTATCTCATTTGAAAAAAGATGTCTCGAAGAGAAAATAGTAAGACCTCGTCAATTTTCCTTCTCCTGcaaattcctttttcttcttggcAAACAAGTCGTTGCCACGGTGGCACTTTGGTGCACCAAGATTCCTCTCGTGactctctaatttctttttttctcgtaattaaataatattaatgtgAGCTTAAAGATTATGTCATCTCCCATCCCAAGACCTCACCGTGGAATGGCCTTGAGGGTCGGTCCCACCAACTTTCGAGGGACCAGAAGGAACCCCGAAGGCGATATGAGGATTCACGACCATTCGATGCTGAATCGGGTGCCATTATAGTCAACAATGCGCGCATAAGATTACAACCAAATACTTAACTTATCTATAACAGCTTTTTAGTACTATTCTTTTCATAGAAAGCTTTCCAAATCTTTTCgtttcctttttatattgttttgatAAAACCTTTTAGCATGGAAAATGGAGACGGCTTTTATTTTAAGGAGAATAGGCTCGTCCGTCGTCCTGTCAAAGTCGTTAAAAGGCCGTCAAGTCAGACGGAAATCGTCGTATTCCAAGTGGACCCGCATTGAGAAACTACCTGCAAAGCAGTGCACAGTCACACGATGCAACATGGACCCCACGTCATTTGTACTCCTTAACCCCAGGCCCAATCTTGAATTGGCCAGAGCTGCGGCCCAACTCTAAAATGGGCCCCGAAGCGCAATCGAAGGGGGAATCTTTTCGAGAGACAGCCCAGTGAGGTGGTACACGTGACGCGGGGAAACAAAATTCAAGTCATCACGAGCGTGCACGTGTCAGATGTGTTGGCAGCAGAAGGCAGGATTGCACGTGCCACACCCTCCAATTGTTATTTGAATTTGGTCAAAGAGCGGAGCGTGGTGAGTGGAGGGATGAGGAGGGAGGAGCGTATCTCaagattggaaatttggaagGAGAGGGTGAAGAGCTTATCCTAATACCACCAACACAGGATCACGAGTGGATGACAGAAGCCACGAGGCCTCATTGTCTACTCGGTGGATCCCCATATTAGATcctcaatatcttttatttttgttttctatgctCCAATAAAATCTTAACACGTATATATGAACACAGTGGAATTGCTTTTCCTGTTTTTGTCGGAGAGTGTTTAAACCCACACTTGGAAGGTCACATTGATAGCATGCATTTGCCAATCACTGTCCGTTTCGATTCTTAAAAGTTGCCATTTTGAAATGATATTCTCACTTTTTTGGAATGAATAATTCATgtggttttattattttctcagaaGAAATAATAATCAAAGAGAAATGGTGTCAAGCTTGCAGCGTGCGGCACACTCCATCGGTAGGTAGCATCCATTGAGGGGCTCAGCCCACTTATCCACTTGAATACTTTTGTCCGCAAATAGTTAGAAGCAATAATGGTCAACATGACGCTAAAAtttccttcttccttttcttcccccactatttatttgtttatattcacttagtttttgatattttcttcttCGAAGCAATCAATTATTATCTCTTGACGTGCAAAATCAACCACCGGGGCACGAGGGTCCACTGGACCAAATTGCCTACCAACATGTTCCGAGAAAAGATCTGTGGCCAGTCATAACTAAACCTCTAAAAGCATTCAAAACATGATATGCAATAGtcattaattaacttaatttgcATAAAAAAATCGAAGAATGGTCTGGTCTGGTCTATGCATATATGCCAGCAGAGAAGCTCTGTGATGGCGTGCAAGTCCTTATCATGATATGTAACAATGATAATGGTTAACAAGGCTCAAATCAAGTAAAGTGAAATTAAAAGTAAGGTAGGTGTCTACTTGTTGCGcagaagaggaagaggaagaggaagagggagagataaaggaaaaggaaaagggtaCTTGTTTGCTTTGGTTACACAACTGATTCATTGTGCTAGAACAAAACGAAGGATCTAATATTAGAATGGGCACCATATAGATAAACTACAAAACATTAGTTGTACGTTAAATTCCATGGCCTTACTCTGTCTAAGCTCCAGATACTCAGGTGGAGCCTAGTTTTTATATTCTTGTTATTGGGGCGTTGCAGTTGGTTTCATTGAGGTATATATTAGTAAGTATTGGGAGTTAATGACAAAATGTAGcgagaggaggaggaggaggggcCAAGGCTGGTGGCAGGGACATGAATTTGATTGGCATATTGGAATAGGATAAGGGCGGGGCATAGCCCATAGGAGCCATGCCCCCCATGAAAAAAGAGGGCCTTTTGAGTGCTGAATTTTGTGCCACATTTTGAGGCAATGCCAGCTATGTGAGTCGGGGTGATATCTGCCAAAAGTCCCTACTACCAAATGTATGATTTGCGTGAATGCTACAAGTGGGAGTCCACGTCTTTTAATATCTCAACGTCTATGGGTATTTGGTTTTTGGGTTTGTCCATGAATGTGGATGGCTTTAGTCTAATCTCTCAATGCTGTCATGCTTTTTTTGGGCTGTGATGACTCATGCGCATTATTGGCTTCATTTTCTTAAGTGAATTAAAGTCAATAATGAGGACGGCGATGCTTTGTCGTAGTTATAATTACCGCCAGTGTGGGGATGGCATCCTTCAAAGACAGGAAAGACATTCCGATTACCAATGTAGCATTCACAACACCCTTTTTCTGTATTCGTGGGAATTGCCGCACTCCTCTCTGTCTGGAATAATGCAAATCACCTTTTTCagttactattttcttttttttcttcaaattttctgcCCTCACTCTTGTACTAGTGTTCTCTGTTTAGCTTAGACTGCCCTTGCTACTTACGCACGGATATAAGTTcgaattctttcttttcttttcatttttcttttactcaCTTAAAGGATGCTGCATAACTATGGAAGAAATCTTTCTGAACCTAAAGAGTTCCCTTTTGAAAAGCGCAGCGAGCCAGGACTggacatcatcatcatcattagcTCAGCTAAAGTGAGGTTTTTAAGCCTCGTCCCCTTCTATTTTATAGAGGAAATCCAAACCAGACACGAAATGTTTATAGTCGATGGCTCAAACTGGTAAAGCCCAAAAGGGTCCAATATTTATTCAAGTTGGTCTTGACTCTTGACTGAAAACAAGCCCAAGAAAAAAAGCCTAATGTTCAGTAACATTTACATGGTCTGGGTTGGGCCGGAGTCTATGTGAGCCCAACTTTGCATGGATAAGGAGGATCATTTTCAGAGATGGGCCTGCCCCCAGCAATTGCAGATGGGTTCACAAGccgcaaaaaataaaaatagaaactttattttttatagactGGCGTCTCAAACGAATTAGGTGATGATTGATGAGATACAAGTCAGCACGCCACGGAGGAAATAACCTACAAGTCAAATCGTTTAGCTGCTTGCAGCCATAGTCAACCCCAAAACAAGCAACTTTTGCTGCACACCTCTCACCCAGTTGGTAAAcggtaacaaataaaaatttaaaaaaacaatagcagaaatgacaaaaataagCTATTTCAACATCTCTGCAACACGTACTTCCCAAATTACGGATTTCCATACGATTGGCAGAGCTAGAATTCAATATTAATCCACCGTCTGATTTTCAAACATCTCTCACGTGTGTCTGAAGCACAAACTCTTCCCTGCCGCCGAGCAGCTTTTGGCCTACGGCAACCTCTCCCTCTCACAAGTCAATAGCCGTACTCATATCCAAGGTGTACACACGCTTACGTGAATTTCTATGTATTCAACTTGAATAGCAAGAAAGCGGCCTTTTCATTTAGTTGACGTTTACCTTGGCATTGGGCACCATGCATATAAAGAGATGGATCTCCGGCTTCAAGCTTTCATTATGTACTCTACTTTTTCATTGATACTAATTAATAAACTTGCAGAGGTTTTGGCAACAATGAACGTTCAAGTTTATTTCACAGTCATCTTTTTGGTGGCTTTGTCTTCCTCCCGGTTGAGTATGGTTGGAGCGTCCCCCGGATCGTTGTCAACGGCGACTCTGATGAGGGTTGATCAGTCGGGTAAGGGAGATTATCAGAAAATACAAGATGCAATTGATGCCGTACCGTCTAACAACACAGAGGTTGTGTTCATATGGGTTAAGCCTGGAATCTACAGgtatttcttcttttctatCTGCTGTCTTATGCATATCTCTGAGAGACAGGCAGTCGAAGTAATTGTGAGCTTGCTTTTACAGAGAAAAGATTGTAGTACCGGCCGACAAGCCCTTCATAACGTTAAGTGGTACAAAAGCAACTACCACAATAATAACATGGAACGATACTGGCGAGATATTTGACTCCCCAACATTTTCTGTACTGGCTACTGATTTTGTGGGACGATTTCTCACTATTCAGGTGATGTctcataatttcttcatttctttttcttttatttctctgAAAAGGCAGCTGCATGGAGTTTACcaagtcaaatataattttatatatatatgaaagagataaaaataaaataaaaactaaatttagaaaaaaaaaagggtagaaaaggattttttactaaattaaaattattttcattttaattcgTGTTTTTTCTAGTatcattataaaatatcaaacattGCATTTGAGTCCTTAAATTGTATAAATAAACATggattattaaaataaagactTAGGTATCAACAAATAGGattaaggtattaaaaaaaatacaatttttggatttaattttttttaaaatattgataaaaattgagagagaagataataaataaaataaaataaaataattaaaagaaatttaatatatatatatatatatataaattgaataaaatccTATTTCCTATCTCTttaaacttctttttcctttatctaaacgagaattttaaaaatgtacacatttttaattaatttttctaatatttgttttttcttagtAACTAAACAAAATAATCCTTTTATTCTTAGGAATAGTCCTCTATTTGGTCTTGGCATTTATGACTAAAAAAgcattaggaaaagaaaaagaaaaagaaatgataggtttaaaattcaaaaaattaattttttttttttttttttttttttgttatatgcttcatagaaaaaaaaacattagattCAGActcaaagtattttttatttttttacttccctaaatttatttattttttctttttatacgaagaatgaaaaattgaacattaaaattttaaaataattttcattaaaaagaaTTCCCTTCTCTGATAAGTTTGGATCCGGATAGAGCCTTCACGACTCGAGCGAAGTCTTGAATAATTTTTCCAGTAACGTTGAAAACACAAGGAGAGTTAAACTACcatctaacataaaattttcaaaggctAACTACTACGTATGTACATACATTCATCTTAGATTCCCCATGGATGGAGGACAGAATTATTGATCATAAAATGCTTATCTTCAGCCATTATTAGATACGTTGAAGTTGCTTAATTGTGTCCTCTCCCCTAAccttttgtttgattgttgCTTACAGAACACATATGGGGCTGGTGCAAAGGCAGTTGCATTGAGGGTGTCAGCAGATAGGGTGGCATTCTTTGAGTGCAGGATTCTTTCTCATCAAGATACCCTTCTGGATGACACTGGCAGGCACTTCTACCGCAACTGTTTTATCGAGGGAGACACAGACTTCATTTGTGGAAATGCTGCTTCTCTTTTTGAGGTAATTAAACACTCAATTTACCTAAAAACTCTTAAAGAGAGTTGTGACTGTTGATTGGCAGCTCAAAGTGGCTAAAAACTTTCATAATATTGTTGAAGTTTAGATTTTATATGTGGGTTGTTAATGGAACTTTGCAGAAATGTCATTTGCATTCACTTTCGGAAGAAAGCGGGGCTATCACAGCCCAGCGCCGGGAGTCGCCAGCAGAGGACACAGGCTTCATCTTCTTGGGCTGCAAACTTACCGGCCTCAAAAGTGCCTTACTAGGACGGCCATGGGGTGATTATTCAAGAGTCGTTTTTGCCTTCACTTACATGTCTAATGCGATACTGCCTCAGGGATGGGATGATTGGAGCGACACTTCCAAGCAAAGGTACCTCTAGGATATAGAATGATGCCTCATCAATTACTTGCTAAAactcctctttcttttctttgactttgggttgtgggtGACTTACAGTACGGCGTTCTACGGGCAATACAAGTGCTACGGGCCAGGAGCCATAACTTCTAAAAGGGTTGAATGGTCACGCAATCTCACAAGCCAGGAAGCTGCGCCCTTCTTGACTAAGAACTTGATTGGTGGCAACAGTTGGATCAGGCCTGCCCCAACTCACTTCAAGAGAGCTTCTACCTCCATCTCTAACAATGTTAATGGAAATACCTAATAATTCTTCTTTGGACAACCCACccagtatttatttatttattattccatGTTGATATGAATTGCTTCTGTATTCTGAAAAATAACGAATTCaaataaagaattattttagCAAGTATACTTGCATTTCTTCATCAAGGGCTATATATCCATTTACGTCAGACTCAGGCACCACCCAATCCTAGTCAGTTCTTTTTAGTTCATGCGAGTTGGGTCTTTGAAAGACCAGCTTAAATCACTGCCGGCTCACCAACATGGTTGCAAAATGGGCAGGGCCTAGTTTAGAACAGTTGGACTTTTGAATAGGCTCAGCTCCTAGCCCAACCTGACACAACCAGGCCCATGAATATTCATGTTTCAACCTTCCCCGGGTGTGTTGACACGTGCTCTGCCTCACATAAGTGAAATGCCATCCTTTTCACAAGTGTCGCTTGCCGAATTGTACATCATCAATGTATTTGTAGCTATCTTCCAaccatgaataaataaaagggaACCTGTCTTTATCTTCCCTTGTTCTCGGTCTgcccaaaaaaacaaatgaaaaatgaaaaatcttcCTGTATTAGAATCCCCCCTACAACCAAATCTGTGGGCTGCCAGAATATTCGCGCTTGTCCATGATCCAGTAACAATCTTGAGTGGAAGCTAGTCAGCCTCCAATGAAAACAGTAAAATGAgccttttttctttatataaaaaggtCACTAATGGATAAGAACAAGTAACAGGTAAGGCGGCATACTTCCACCGTCATCACATCCTCTTTTAATTGGAATTTGGAGCAAAATATTTCTAACATAAAATATTCTCTGCGTGTTGGACGCAAGAAATTGGTGCGTTTTGAGCAGAGATGGGTTCTTTAATGGCCGGATGGGACTCACATGTCCGTGATCCTAAAGCTGGTAATCTTACTATCCCTTCACCAATCACTTTGCTTAGCTTATATTTTAGAGGTTTAATATTCAGAtcaagtttctttttcttgtatatAGATGGAATTTTCTAGCTTAAACTAAACTTTAATTACAGTGGTAGTTTAATTTCTGGGAAAATCAGTAGTTTCTAATGAGTGGAAGTGTCACGCAGAGACATATCAGAGGAACAGATCATTCACCAAAGGCGAGATCGACGCTTACTGGcgaacaaagaagaaaatagaggaagaaCATCTGAAAGCCATTTCTGACACATCAGATGGCAGTCAGGTTTAATCCCCGTCCTAAATTCATTTCAATTAGACATAGGGAAAAACGCTCCACCTGAATATTTCCTTAAAAACACACAAGTATGTGATGAGTCGGTGGCATATATTTCTTACAGGAAAGCACCTTCAAAGAGGAGTCTGCAGGAGTAAAACTTCAGAGGTCAAGTTCCTTGCCCCTAGCCAACACAAAGGAGCGGTTCATGGAAAATATCATTGAAACTGGAACAGACTTGGAGAAGCTTTTACAGAAAACTGGCTGGTAGATCAACAGTTGATTTTACGCTTTTATTGGCTTGTGTGTTTTTTGTATTCATATACATAAATATTGGGGGTGGTTGGTGGTTGCAGGTGGACAAGGAGCAACTGGGCATATCTGAATGAACCTCCAGTAATCGGACCGGAAGGCGCCTCCCACAAGTTCGCAGCTCAGTTCCATGTCGCTGGCTTGTCAGCCTCCAAGGCAAACCCCCGTGCTGAGATCACTACATGATCTACTTGAAGTTTCCCCACCGACTTCCAACTTGGGGAAATGTTTGTACATATTTGTATTCCAATGTGTGTTCAAGGGTTTCGAACTACAAGTCTCTGATGTTGAAGCTATAAATTAAAGCCATGAACCACTTCAGTCAGGGGATGTACATGCATAAGAGTCGATGATGTGTGTGGAGGATTTACTTGTGTTACTAATTTTGGATGTGTATGTAATAGTAATCAAATGATGACAACATTTTGTGTTTGAAATATAGGAAATTTGGTGGGGTGTCGAGTGGAATGTATTGTTGGTCCATTCCTACCCATATATGTGTAGTTTTATGAGCGAGTTCAATATTAATCAACTTGATTTCTAAATCTTGCTTTATTCATTGGTGGTTTAGCATATTTAAGATTTTGGATCATGAACTCCATGATTGTGATCGACCTGCATtgattctttttataattaattttaggGTTGTAATTCTCTTTTCatatcatgatattttaatcataaatgagtactataaaattttatagATATCACCCTTTTTCATGTTAAATTTGAGGAATATTCATATTCATTATAGTTAAAAtcttagaaataaaatagatgcatggttatgaataaaaataaaattagagtcAGGCTATGATTGCCTTCGGCAAAGacatatttggttaaaagggaggttagaaaaatgactttttttttctccaattttagtatttgagatttttttttctatatttttactattctttaacccttttaaaaatatcatttctcTCTTATTTTGAACCTATTTTTCTTcggtttctaattttttattttttatttttgatgaaGTTCAAAACCTAAAGTAAAGACCAATGGATTAAAGATTAAAGTCTTACTTGCATCAAAAATCTCATACCAAAGTTctcttatatttcttttatctttaaaattttttacaacCTCTGTATATCTCTTTAATCTtggttaggtttttttttttatagtttcatATAAACTTCTACCACGTTGAAAATGGGGTTGAATAAAAGGTTCCTCATggttaaaaagaagaagaaaaaaaaaggtttggtatt is drawn from Vitis riparia cultivar Riparia Gloire de Montpellier isolate 1030 chromosome 18, EGFV_Vit.rip_1.0, whole genome shotgun sequence and contains these coding sequences:
- the LOC117906656 gene encoding tubby-like F-box protein 5, encoding MHFKSIVRELRDMRDSIGNSSRRRAEGKHTNRRGRSHIAPEGSPSSSALFQQQSQWANMPPELLLDIIQRVEAAEASWPARRDVVSCASVCRSWRDITKEIVKTPEQCGCLTFPISLKQPGPRESQIQCFIKRERATSTFRLYLGLSPALSGDASKLLLAARKIRRATSTEFVISLLGDDFSRATNAYVGKLKSNFLGTKFTIYDSQPPHDPAVQSNCQSNGRLHSKQGSTRSPSGNYNVATISYELNVLRTRGPRRMHCTMHWIPISAIQEGGTAPTPMTFAKCQKDQFPQSADPKGKNPLIEFSSNSLAETPESIQDTRNPLVLKNKAPRWHEQLQCWCLNFKGRVTVASVKNFQLVAAVEPCQNVSVAEQEKVILQFGKIGKDIFTMDYRYPLSAFQAFAICLSSFDTKPACE
- the LOC117907422 gene encoding putative pectinesterase 11, whose protein sequence is MDLRLQAFIMYSTFSLILINKLAEVLATMNVQVYFTVIFLVALSSSRLSMVGASPGSLSTATLMRVDQSGKGDYQKIQDAIDAVPSNNTEVVFIWVKPGIYREKIVVPADKPFITLSGTKATTTIITWNDTGEIFDSPTFSVLATDFVGRFLTIQNTYGAGAKAVALRVSADRVAFFECRILSHQDTLLDDTGRHFYRNCFIEGDTDFICGNAASLFEKCHLHSLSEESGAITAQRRESPAEDTGFIFLGCKLTGLKSALLGRPWGDYSRVVFAFTYMSNAILPQGWDDWSDTSKQSTAFYGQYKCYGPGAITSKRVEWSRNLTSQEAAPFLTKNLIGGNSWIRPAPTHFKRASTSISNNVNGNT
- the LOC117906066 gene encoding uncharacterized protein LOC117906066, with amino-acid sequence MGSLMAGWDSHVRDPKAETYQRNRSFTKGEIDAYWRTKKKIEEEHLKAISDTSDGSQESTFKEESAGVKLQRSSSLPLANTKERFMENIIETGTDLEKLLQKTGWWTRSNWAYLNEPPVIGPEGASHKFAAQFHVAGLSASKANPRAEITT